The following coding sequences lie in one Panicum virgatum strain AP13 chromosome 6N, P.virgatum_v5, whole genome shotgun sequence genomic window:
- the LOC120678621 gene encoding uncharacterized protein LOC120678621, with protein MALLSDDAEFYARAAAAWLLSACLAAAILRGWIRGQAFRARTFHLALLFYSTWLARDALKLHLLHGILPKSRRCRGPGLAGVLALGERVLMGKACLRVLLWVAAACFLAGLAAGAAVGGAIWGKRMPGPAPPPLRPTLGAPARRGLGGVGGILVEILLFVPCVLSCVHGLPVMVIDYMAATANCGPGMRR; from the exons ATGGCGCTCCTCTCCGACGACGCCGAGTTCTAcgcccgggccgccgccgcgtggctGCTCTCCGCCTGCCTCGCCGCGGCGATCCTCAGGGGCTGGATCCGCGGCCAGGCCTTCCGCGCGAGGACGTTCCACCTCGCCCTACTGTTCTACAGCACCTGGCTCGCCCGGGACGCCCTCAAGCTCCACCTGCTCCACGGGATCCTCCCCAAG TCCCGCCGGTGCCGAGGCCCCGGACTCGCCGGCGTGCTGGCTCTCGGGGAGCGCGTTCTGATGGGCAAGGCGTGCCTCCGCGTGCTGCTctgggtcgccgccgcctgcttccTCGCAGGGCtcgccgcgggcgcggccgtgggcggcgccatcTGGGGGAAGAGGATGCCGGggccggcaccgccgccgctgcgcccgaCTCTTGGTGCGCCTGCAAGGAGGGGCCTCGGTGGGGTCGGAGGCATCCTCGTCGAGATCCTGCTCTTCGTTCCCTGCGTTCTGTCGTGCGTGCACGGCTTGCCCGTCATGGTCATCGACTACATGGCTGCTACAGCGAACTGCGGGCCGGGGATGCGGCGGTAG